TGCTGGTCCGGAGCGGCGCCGTCGATATTGTGGTGGTAGACTCTGTGGCGGCTCTTGTGCCGAGGGCGGAGATCGAGGGGGAGATGGGAGACCAGCAGGTGGGACTCCAGGCGCGGCTGATGTCCAAGGCCCTCCGCAAACTGACGGGGACCGTCTCCCGTTCGAAGACGACCCTTGTCTTTATCAACCAGATCCGGATGAAGATCGGTGTCATGTTCGGAAATCCGGAGACCACGAGCGGAGGCAATGCTCTCAAGTTCTATGCTTCTCTCCGTCTCGATATCCGACGGATCGGCCAGATCAAGGATGGGGATCAGGTCAACGGGAACCGTACCCGGGTCAAGGTGGTGAAAAACAAGGTTGCACCTCCCTTCCGGAAGGCCGAGTTCGATATCATGTTCAACGAGGGGATCTCCCGGGAAGGGGACCTGATCGACCTCGGGGTGACCCACGAGATCATCAAGAAGAGCGGAGCCTGGTATTCCTATGGGGAGACACGGATCGGGCAGGGGCGTGAGAATGTGCGGACCTTTTTGAAGGAAAATCCTGATATCCAGAGCGAAATCAAAACTCAGGTGGAGGAAAAATTGGGGAAGGTGACCCTCCCGAAGGAGGCTTCCGCAAAGGCTTGATTCATTGACAGTTCCGAACTCTCCATGTTACGATTTAAAGGTACGGAAAAGTAACGACTCAGGTCACCTCTCTTTATTCCGCATGACTGCGTTGTTGCGGTGCTCAAATCCTCAACGTATAAAAAATACGCCTCCGGTTTTGCGCTCCTCACGCCTTGTCCTGCGGAAAAATAGAAGCAACCTGAGCCGTTACATGGGAAAGGGGAATCCTGACCTCTCGATTGATCCCAGATCATGGAAGGCAGAGCCTATGAATCTGAACGAACTGTTGAAAACAGCCATAGAACGGAAGGCTTCCGATGTCCATATCAAGGTGGGAAGTCCTCCCGTGCTTCGGATCGACGGGTCGCTCACCCCTATGATTGAGCAAAAGAGGCTGACCTCCGAAGACACCCTCGCCACAGCCTTCGCCATGATGAACAATTATCAGAAGCAGAAGTTCAAGGCGAACAGCGAGGTGGATATGGCCTACAGCGTGCCGGGGATGGGCCGTTTCCGTGTGAATATCTTCCAGCAGCGAAATACCGTCGCCATCGTTCTTCGGGTTATTCCCCACAAGATTTTGAAGATCACAGAACTGAATCTTCCGCCCGTGATCGAAAATATGGCCCTGGAGCAGAGAGGTCTTGTCCTGGTGACGGGGACCACAGGAAGCGGGAAAACGACCACTCTGGCCTCGATGATCGATCATATCAATACCCACCGGACGGCGCATGTCATGACGATCGAGGACCCGATCGAATATCTTCACCGGGACAACAAGAGCCTGGTGAACCAGCGGGAGATCGGCAATGATGTGAAGGCCTTCGACAGTGCGCTCCGTTCCTCCCTCCGCCAGGACCCCGATGTGATTCTCGTCGGGGAGATGAGGGACTACGAGACGATTTCGACGGCCCTCATGGCGGCGGAAACAGGACATTTCGTCATGAGTACCCTCCATACCGTCGATGCAACGGAGACGGTGAACCGGATTATCTCCGTCTTTCCGCCCTATCAGCAGAAGCAGATGCGGATTCAGCTTGCGGCCGTGATCAAAGGGATCATTTCTCAGCGGCTGGTTGTCCGGGCTGACGGCAAGGGACGGATTCCGGCAACGGAGGTCATGGTCGCGACGAATCTGATCCGGGAGTATATCATCGACAAGGAGAAGACCAAACTGATTCACGATGCGATTGCCGCCGGTAAGAGCCAGTACGGGATGCAGACCTTCGACCAGTCGTTGATGGAACTCTACCATCGCGGCCTGATCTCCTACGAAGAGGCCTTGAAGCGAAGTTCCAATCCGGATGACTTTGCCCTCAAGGCTCGGGGGATTCAGTCGACGAGCGATCTTGCCTGGGAAGAGCAGGGACAAGCGGGCGGGGTGCAAAAAGAAGAATCGCCCGCCTCCGATGATGAATTCAAGATTGATCGTTTTTTTAATTAATCATAATCTTAATCCATACGCATTCTCCGGATCGACCCCCATTTCTTGCGCCCCACGATTCTATTGACAAGATTGCCCAAAGTCTTTATTCTTT
This sequence is a window from Deltaproteobacteria bacterium. Protein-coding genes within it:
- the recA gene encoding recombinase RecA, whose translation is MAGNNNDRAHALDLAVTQIEKQFGKGAIMRLGSAGAVVDVPSISSGCLSLDCALGTWGYPRGRIVEIYGPESSGKTTLTLHAIAEAQKAGGVAAFVDAEHALDVSYAKRLGVNTDDLLVSQPDTGEQALEITDVLVRSGAVDIVVVDSVAALVPRAEIEGEMGDQQVGLQARLMSKALRKLTGTVSRSKTTLVFINQIRMKIGVMFGNPETTSGGNALKFYASLRLDIRRIGQIKDGDQVNGNRTRVKVVKNKVAPPFRKAEFDIMFNEGISREGDLIDLGVTHEIIKKSGAWYSYGETRIGQGRENVRTFLKENPDIQSEIKTQVEEKLGKVTLPKEASAKA
- a CDS encoding type IV pilus twitching motility protein PilT, whose product is MNLNELLKTAIERKASDVHIKVGSPPVLRIDGSLTPMIEQKRLTSEDTLATAFAMMNNYQKQKFKANSEVDMAYSVPGMGRFRVNIFQQRNTVAIVLRVIPHKILKITELNLPPVIENMALEQRGLVLVTGTTGSGKTTTLASMIDHINTHRTAHVMTIEDPIEYLHRDNKSLVNQREIGNDVKAFDSALRSSLRQDPDVILVGEMRDYETISTALMAAETGHFVMSTLHTVDATETVNRIISVFPPYQQKQMRIQLAAVIKGIISQRLVVRADGKGRIPATEVMVATNLIREYIIDKEKTKLIHDAIAAGKSQYGMQTFDQSLMELYHRGLISYEEALKRSSNPDDFALKARGIQSTSDLAWEEQGQAGGVQKEESPASDDEFKIDRFFN